A region of Actinomycetota bacterium DNA encodes the following proteins:
- a CDS encoding response regulator: MSEMAPQGASDPVAHDRRAASDEGRGSVLIVDDDPVIVRLLQVNFRLEGFSVETASKGDEALERALADPPDIMLLDVMMPVYDGWEVCRRLRERDETRDVPVVFLSARAQDEDRARGYALGVVEYVTKPFDPASLVEIVRRTLAGRAG; encoded by the coding sequence ATGAGCGAGATGGCGCCCCAGGGCGCGAGCGATCCGGTGGCGCACGACCGCCGCGCTGCTTCGGACGAGGGCCGGGGGAGCGTGCTGATCGTGGACGACGACCCGGTGATCGTCCGGCTGCTCCAGGTCAACTTCCGGCTCGAGGGCTTCTCCGTCGAGACGGCGTCGAAGGGGGACGAGGCGCTCGAGCGCGCACTCGCGGACCCGCCGGACATCATGCTGCTCGACGTGATGATGCCGGTCTACGACGGGTGGGAGGTCTGCCGCCGGTTGCGGGAGCGGGACGAGACCCGGGACGTGCCGGTCGTCTTCCTCTCGGCCCGCGCCCAGGACGAGGACCGTGCACGCGGCTACGCTCTCGGCGTTGTGGAGTACGTGACGAAACCCTTCGACCCGGCCTCGCTCGTCGAGATCGTTCGGCGTACGCTGGCCGGACGTGCCGGCTAG
- the pdxH gene encoding pyridoxamine 5'-phosphate oxidase, protein MTDPRDMRAPSGFHERELRRRDLDPDPIAQFRTWLADAEGAGATLPNAMGLATADASGRPSARHVLLRGLDERGFTFYTNHDSRKGRQLAENPNAAIVFLWKELDRQVTSTGTVRTLSREESEAYFRGRPRTAQLGAWASHQSAVLPDRSLLEDRAREAERRFVDGDVPLPDFWGGFVLSPETIEFWQGRNDRLHDRFRYTSSASGWEIDRLSP, encoded by the coding sequence ATGACCGACCCACGCGACATGCGAGCTCCCAGCGGCTTCCACGAGAGGGAACTGCGCCGGCGAGACCTGGACCCCGACCCGATCGCGCAGTTCCGGACCTGGCTGGCCGACGCCGAGGGGGCGGGTGCCACACTGCCGAACGCGATGGGCCTGGCCACCGCCGACGCCTCGGGACGTCCTTCCGCCCGCCACGTGTTGCTGCGTGGCCTGGACGAGCGGGGCTTCACCTTCTACACGAACCACGACAGTCGCAAGGGCCGCCAGCTCGCCGAGAACCCCAACGCCGCGATCGTCTTCCTGTGGAAGGAACTGGATCGGCAGGTCACCTCCACGGGAACGGTCCGAACACTCTCACGGGAGGAGTCCGAGGCCTACTTCCGGGGACGGCCACGCACCGCGCAGCTGGGAGCGTGGGCCTCGCATCAGAGTGCGGTGTTGCCCGACCGCTCCCTGTTGGAGGATCGGGCCCGGGAGGCGGAACGACGCTTCGTCGACGGCGACGTCCCCCTGCCCGATTTCTGGGGCGGTTTCGTGCTGTCTCCAGAGACGATCGAGTTCTGGCAGGGCCGGAACGACCGGTTGCACGACCGCTTCCGGTACACGAGCTCTGCATCCGGGTGGGAGATCGACCGGCTGTCCCCCTAG
- a CDS encoding M20/M25/M40 family metallo-hydrolase: MDTVSLTSTIRGLAPTMRADLERLVRIPSVAFPGFPPEPVRAAAEVTAEVLRDAGLGGAGLLELEGGYPAVFGELPAPPGAPTILLYAHYDVQPAGPEDLWSTPAFEPVLRDGRLYGRGTSDDKSGIVLHAATVRAFSGRPPVGLKVLVEGEEEATTEHLPQLIAGNRGRLSADVIVVADSGNVATGVPTLTTTLRGVIDLQLEVRTLAVPVHSGSYGGAAPDALLALIRMLATLHDDRGVVAVEGLGTAQAAKLDWPDDEFRAEAQVLDGVELVGDGSIAERTSVRPAINVIGLDAPTVHGARNILVDRAAAQVSLRVPPDRDPVEAIEAVARHLERAAPWGVRTEISFGEPGEGFAAATDGPAYAAARRALTDAYGAEPVTTGSGGSVPLIPALSRTFPDAEILIMGAMDDRSNTHAQDESVDLAEVERAALAQALLVAELTPDR, from the coding sequence ATGGACACCGTCTCCCTCACGTCGACGATCCGCGGTCTGGCTCCGACGATGCGCGCCGATCTCGAGCGGCTCGTCCGGATCCCTTCCGTCGCCTTCCCGGGATTCCCGCCCGAGCCCGTCCGCGCAGCAGCCGAGGTCACCGCGGAGGTGCTCCGCGACGCCGGGCTCGGAGGGGCGGGCCTGCTCGAGCTGGAAGGCGGCTACCCCGCGGTGTTCGGTGAGCTCCCCGCTCCTCCCGGTGCCCCCACGATCCTGCTGTACGCGCACTACGACGTGCAGCCGGCGGGTCCCGAGGACCTCTGGTCGACCCCAGCGTTCGAACCGGTGCTGAGGGACGGACGGCTGTACGGGCGAGGAACGTCGGATGACAAGTCGGGGATCGTGCTCCACGCGGCGACGGTTCGTGCCTTCTCGGGCCGGCCTCCGGTCGGGCTCAAGGTGCTCGTCGAGGGCGAAGAGGAAGCGACGACCGAACATCTCCCGCAGCTGATCGCCGGGAACCGCGGTCGGCTCTCGGCGGACGTGATCGTCGTCGCCGACTCGGGCAACGTCGCCACGGGCGTCCCAACGCTGACGACCACCCTGCGCGGCGTGATCGACCTGCAGCTCGAGGTTCGAACGCTCGCCGTTCCGGTCCACAGTGGGTCCTATGGGGGTGCGGCCCCCGATGCCCTCCTGGCCCTGATCCGGATGCTCGCGACCCTGCACGACGACCGTGGCGTCGTGGCGGTCGAAGGCCTGGGAACGGCGCAGGCCGCCAAGCTCGACTGGCCCGACGACGAGTTCCGGGCCGAGGCACAGGTGCTCGACGGCGTGGAGCTGGTCGGCGACGGGTCGATCGCCGAACGCACTTCGGTGCGTCCGGCTATCAACGTGATCGGCCTCGACGCGCCGACCGTCCACGGCGCTCGGAACATCCTCGTCGACCGTGCCGCCGCTCAGGTCAGCCTGCGGGTCCCACCGGACCGCGATCCCGTCGAAGCGATCGAGGCGGTCGCCCGCCACCTCGAGCGGGCGGCACCATGGGGGGTCCGGACCGAGATCTCCTTCGGCGAACCGGGCGAGGGCTTCGCCGCCGCCACCGACGGGCCCGCATACGCGGCGGCCCGGCGCGCACTCACCGACGCCTACGGCGCCGAGCCCGTGACGACGGGCAGCGGTGGCTCGGTCCCGCTGATCCCGGCCCTTTCGCGGACGTTCCCCGACGCAGAGATCCTGATCATGGGGGCGATGGACGATCGATCCAACACCCACGCTCAGGACGAGAGCGTCGATCTCGCGGAGGTAGAGCGGGCGGCGCTCGCCCAAGCCCTCCTGGTCGCCGAGCTCACTCCGGACCGCTGA